The sequence TCTAAGGACTTTAAGCTAGAATACGCTTCCTGAGCGACTGCTCGAGTCCGCTCCCGAACCTCAGGAATCCGGAGTTCTCCGCGGTCTAATCGAATTGTCGAAACACTGACTTTAAATCGATTCGAAAGAGCCTCATCTGTAAAAAACGGATTCTCCGCAAGAGCCTCTTTTAAAAGCTTTCGGCGTTCCTCTTTGCTATACCGGGTCATCTATATCACCAATTTCTTGCTGTGTTTAGTAGGATTAAATTAGTACCTGGTCACAATTATAAACTATATAATCTCTCTTATCAAGAATTTAACCTGTCGAATCATGAAATGAGTCCGCATAACTTGTTGGACATGCAAAAAACCAAGAGCCCCTCTCAAAAGAGCTCTTGGTTTCATGTGCCATACCTTATGATTCCACTGTAATAACAGCCTTAGAATTATAATACCCACAGCTAGGGCAAATATAATGCGGCATTTTTGGTTTATGGCATTGGGGGCATTCGATGTGGTTTGGTGCGGTTATTTTCCACATAGCCCGACGTTTACGAACCCTTGATTTTGATTGTCGATGTTGCGGAACACCCATAATTACACCCCCTTTATGTTTTCTGAAATTAATCAGTCATTGGATTGCCACTTGGCCAGTGCTGCTAACCGGGGGTCAACTGTACCTTCCTCGCAATTACATGGAGTTAGATTTCTATTTACACCACAGGTTGGGCAGAGCCCATGACATTCTGCTGAACAAATAAACTTCATCGGTAAAGCTAACACAATTTGTTCAAAAATTCGATCCTTTATATCGATCTCATCTTTGTCTAAAAGGAGTGCTGTCTCAAGGAGATCTTCTGTTGCTAACGCCCGAAATGCCCACTCATCTTCATAAAGAAGTTCTACAGGATAAATGAACGATTCTAAACAGCGTCCACAGGTTGCTTTAAGCTCTGTGTGAATAGTTCCTTTTACTAACATAGCTCTACTGGTGTTGTTCACCTGAAGTTGGACGTGTACCGGTGCTTGAAAAGAGATTGATTCCATTCCCAAATCGAGAGCAGAAAAATCCTCCACTAAGTCATAATGGACAGTTTCTCCACCATTTAAACGAACCTGGGCTACGTTCACTTTCATAATACCACCCCAATACACATTCATTATTATAGTTGGCACAATTTTCTTTGTCAAGGAAAACTCTTTACATAGCTACTATGCACTAAAACTATTGAATTAAGTCATGAGTTTCTAAAGCAATCATTAATTCCTCATTAGTCGGAATCACCAAGGTGCGACAACGAGCGTTTGGTTTCGAAACATCTACTTCCTCGCTTCTGACCTTGTTTTTCTCAGCATCCAGATCTACTCCAATGTAATCGAGGTTTTTACAAATAGCTTCCCGCATAGGTCCAGAGTTCTCTCCAACCCCTGCAGTAAATATAATTGCATCGACACCACCCAGTACAGCAGCATACGCACCTATGAATTGTCTGACATCATGTTCAAAAATATCTAAAGCAAGTCGTGCACGTTCGTGCCCTTGGCCAGCCGCTACTTCAATATCCCTGAAATCTGAGCTTACTCCCGAAACCCCTAAGGCACCACACTTAGTATTTAAAAAATCATTCATTTGGTCAACGGTAAAGTTTTCTCTGCACATGATATAGGTTACAATTGCCGGATCTAAAGCACCTGAACGAGTACCCATCATAAGGCCGTCTAAAGGCGTAAAGCCCATAGAAGTTTCTATTGATTTCCCCCCGCGAATAGCACAAATTGAAGCGCCGTTACCTAAGTGACAGCTAATTAGTTTCAGATCACTTAAAGGCTTTTGAAGAAGAACTGCAGCTCTTTGACTGACATATTTATGAGATGTTCCGTGGAAACCATATTTCCGAATTCCATATTTCTTATAATAATCATACGGCAATCCATAAATATAACTGTTAGGTCTCATGGTTTGATGAAAAGCCGTGTCAAACACAGCTACTTGCGGAACCCCCGGCATCATTTTTTGGCAAGCCATAATTCCAGCAATATTGGGAGGATTGTGCAAAGGAGCCAACTCTACACATTCTTTAAGGGCTTTCATGACCCCTTCATCAATAACTACAGACTTAGAAAACTTTTCCCCTCCATGAACTACTCGATGCCCTATCCCACAGATTTCTTTTAGATCTTTAATAACACCATAGAGAGGGGATACTAATGCTTCCAAGACAAGTTTAATAGCCACAGTATGATTTGTAATCTCAGCCGTGATAACTTCCTTATCGCCAGATCCAGTGCGATGAGTAAGCACCGATCCCGGAAGTCCTATTCGTTCAACCAGACCCTTTCCTATGGCATTTTTTGTCGCCATATCTATAACCTGATATTTTAGCGAAGAGCTTCCACAATTAATAACTAGAATCTTCATTTTCTATACCCCTTTATTATCCAAGCTAAAAATAATATAAATAAGATTTAATAAAATATAGTCTTCCCCGAAAAAAGAAATTTCCATTTAGATAATAACGCCATTTCTTTCCACACAGGTTGTTTCATTTATAAAGTGTAGCATAAAAACCAAGCTTTTTTAACCCCTTACGCCATTATTCTCTTAATCTCAGAACATTTCGTCAACGCAATATTTCGTCCCAGCCTAATGCCTTCTTCGGCTCGATCAAACTGGAAACTTCCGATATGTCCAATATCAGGTTGTAATAGCAGATCAGCTCCATGACATTGCACCCGAAATACTTCATCCTCTAAAATCTCGATGGATTGCAGCAAGATGTCCATAGCACTGTTGAGTTTATTCATCAACCCTTTTTTAACATCGACAGCTAAAACTTTTTCTGCTCCCATTTCCCGGGCAACATGAATGGGTAATCGATTTTTAACAGCCCCGTCAACCAAAAGCCGACCTTGATAACGGTAAGGTTTAAAAAAGCCAGGAATCGAAATGCTGGCCCGAACTGCTTGAGCTACACTCCCTTCTTTAAATATAACAAGTTCCCCTGTTTCAAGATCTGTCGCCACAATAGCTAAGGGAAGTTTAAGATCAGCAAAGGTCATATCTCTGGTTAAAAGACGCAGAACTTCTAGTATCCTATCCCCTTTGATTAATCCTTCTTTGGAAACGGCTGGATCTAATACTTTTTTGGCAAACCCCGGGTAGGTCAACAGACGCTCAACGCGATAGAGATCCATACCAGCGCACCATAAGGCACCGAATATAGCCCCAGCACTACACCCGACTACGAGATCCATACTTATCTTTTCTTCCTGAAGCACTTGCAAAAAACCTAAATGAGCAAACCCCCGTGCACCTCCGGCACCTAAAACAAGCCCCTTTATTGGATTCACAGATTTTCCCTCCCCAAGACTTCTAGGGACAGCCATTCTTCCATATAAATTATGAAGGAAGGTGGGTTTTCATGTCCAATCTCATTCGTGTCCTGGCTTTAAGTCTTCTTGCCCTGGGAATGTTTATATATCCACAGGAAGTCCTCCGCTCAGCCGGTGAAGGCCTAACTCTCTGGTGGCACTTCGTCCTCCCTGCATTACTCCCGTTCTTTGTTCTTTCAGAACTTTTGATGGCCTCTGGTTTCGTCCACTTTTTAGGAGTTCTTCTGGAGTCTTTTATGCGTCCAGTTTTTCGCCTTCCCGGCAAAGCGGCCTTTGTTGTGGCCATGGGATATACTTCAGGATTTCCTATGGGGGCAGTACTTACTGCTAAGCTGCGCAACGACAAAGAAATAACCCGCGAAGAAGGGGAACGTCTCTTAGCATTTACTAACAATCCCAGTCCGGGCTTTATGTTCGGGGCAGTCGCTTCCGGTATGCTCGGTGAACCGACACTAGGGATAGTTTTAGCAGGTTCTGTGTATCTTTCAAATTTGATTGTTGGATTTCTCTTTCGATTCTATAAGGCAGCTCCTATATCCCAGCAAAGTTCTTCAATCCCTTCATTTAGAAGAGCTTGGCAGGAGATGAAACATGCCCAAAACAGAGAAAACCGCTCATTTGGGCAAATCCTAAGTGATTCAGTTAAGCAAAGTACAAACACAGTCCTTATGGTAGCAGGTTTTATGGCAATTTTTTCAGTAATCCTTCGTCTATTAAATCTTTGGCACGTTCCTTTATTATTAGCTACCCTCAGCCACAGGATTATCCAAATTTTAGAAATTCCCGTTCTACAGGCTTTTTTTAACGGACTCTTTGAAATGACCCTAGGATGTCAAGAAGCAATTCAAGCTCTTTCGACACTCAATCAGCAAGTTGCCATGCTCGCCCTTATTATGGGCTGGGGTGGACTTTCAGTATTTGCCCAAATTGCCGGTTTGATTAGTAGCACCGACTTACGCTTTTCCTCATTTTTAATAGCCAGAGTTCTTCATGGGTTCATCGCTCTTGGGCTTAGTCAGATTTTCCTTTCAGTTGCAAAGGTTCCCACCTCAGGCCTACCAGTTCGAATTGTTGACCCGTCGACCCTTTTCTGGAATAGTTGGCAGATAAGTGCTCTGGTATTCTTAGGTTGCATGTCTATTCTTTCCATTCTCGCTATTGTTCGCTTTCGCAACTAGGCGATAGGAATCTACTATATAACAAATAAGTCATATTTTCAAATCAAGTAATGAAACTGAGGTCCTAAGTCCCCAGCAAGACGCTGCTTCAGTTCTTACACTTCTGAAAGCTACGACCTTATACTATAAAGCACAAGGAAAAAGAGTGAGTACTTTACTCACTCTCCTCCACTTCAGACCGACCGGTTCGCTCTTCTTTTGCTAACCCCTTCAGCTCTTCTCTGTTCTGACGTAAGGCCTGCAGGGTTTCATACAGGCTTTTCTCAACATGTTTAAGCATTTCATCAGCATATTGAACAGCGCCAGTTTTTACTTCCCTGGCAAATGTTTGGGCCTGTTTAACAATGTTTTCCCCATAGTCCTGAGCTTGTTTAACCACTTCATTTTCTAAAGCCATCTTATCAACATAGGTTTTTCCTTGTTCAATAAGTTTTTGTGCTTCTGTCTGTGCTTCATCTAAAATACGCTGTCTCTCTTTTAAAACCCATTTGGCATTGGTGATTTCTTCTGGCAAAGCTGCCCGCACACGATCCAGCAATTCAAAGATTACAGCATCATCAACCAAAACCTTACCTGTCATAGGAATCTTAGTCCCATGATCTACAATTTCCTCGACTTCATTGATTAAACTTTGAATATCAGTTTCCATTATATCCTCTCCCTCGTCATACATCCATTCTCTGTAGATACCATATTTTCGTATCTCCATATTCCCCTGTTTTGCGAATTTCGAAGGGATAAATAACTCCTGTTAAATCTTCATCTTTGGCAGTCTCAGCGACAATCACTCCGTCAGGTGTTAAGTAGGCAAAATCCTTTATAGATTGGATTACTCTGGGAATAAGTTCCTGCCGATAGGGGGGATCCAAAAAGATGAGGTTAAAAACTTCATTTGGATATCTATCAATGAACTTAAAAGCATCCATCAAATGTAATTTTGTTTTACCAGCTACTCCAAGAAGACTCAGATTTCTCTGAATAACTTGATACGCGTCATAATTTTTTTCTACCAAAACTGCTTCACGAGAGCCTCTGGAAAGGGCTTCGATAGCCAAGTTCCCCGTTCCTGCAAAAAGATCTAATACCCGAGAATTTATGACCTTTTCTCCAAGTACGCTAAAAATCGCGCCTTTTACTTTGTCCGAGGTTGGGCGAGTATGTATTCCTTCAACTGCCTTAAGTTGTCGACCACGCATTTCTCCAGCAATAATCCGCATAAATCCTCCAAGATACATTATAGCAGTAATAATTTAACAGCTACAAGGGCTTGTCCTATTTAAGTTTTTTTTAATATTTTTAAATTTAAGACTCAATATATATTGTTTTCTATAAAATTAGTATACCACAGGCAAGGACTAAATTCCTTGTATTAAGTATATCGTTTTACATTTTATCACATACTAGACTTGGCTAATGATGAAACCATATAACTCATCGAATGCCTTCCCCCATCCAGCTCTTCCTTCGTTTTTCCTCTGTTCACTGGGTGCTTAAACAGCCCCAGTGACTTTTTTACAATTGCCATTATTATATTCTAAAGAATAAAGGAGTTTAAACCATGAAAAAATCAGAACTTTATCAACATCTTAACGTAAAACTTGATCTGGCAGTTGAAGCACACCAGATGTTACGTGGAGAAAGTGGGGAAGAAATACCGGGCGTCTTGATGAATGAACAACAACTTGAACACGCTAAAGTTACTATTATCACGGTTGAAACTGATGAAGGTGTAGAAGCTATAGGCAAGCCAAAAGGGCAATACATAACCATTGATGCTCCTGAAATACGAACAAACAATTATATAGTTCATGAAGATATTACACATGTTCTTGCTGATAGATTAATTGAGTTGATGAATCTCAAGGAAGACGCCAGTATACTAATCGTCGGCTTGGGTAATTGGAATGCAACTCCCGATGCTCTAGGCCCTCAAGTTATCGACAAAACGATGGTGACACGTCATCTGTTTAAACTATCTCCCGATGAGTTAAAAGGACAGTTGCGAAAAATAAGCGCTATTGCCCCAGGAGTCCTAGGTCTTACCGGTATTGAAACCGCCGAAATAATTAAGGGACTTGTAGAACATGTCAAACCGGATTTAGTTATTGCCATTGATGCCTTGGCCGCTAGCTCCCTGGAACGAGTTGGTACAAGCATACAGCTATCAGATACCGGAATTCACCCTGGTTCAGGCGTCGGTAATAGAAGAGCTGGGATCACTGAAGAAACAATCGGTTGCAAAGTAATTGCAATTGGGCTTCCGACGGTTGTTAATGCAGGTATCATTGCCCACGATGCAGTGGAAGGTGTATTTAAAGAATTCGTAACCAGTCCTCAGCTCTACAAACTCTATAAGGGAATAAAACCCGAAGTATTTAGTCAAATCATCGACGATGTTCTATCTCCATTTCAAGGCAATCTAATGGTGACACCTAAAGAGATCGACTCTCTCATTAAAATTGTTGCTAAGATTATTGCCGGCTCTTTAGCTATCAGCTTACATCCCGGAATTGATCGGGAAGACTATGAGCGGTATTTGCAATAGCGAAGAACAAATTTGTTTTTGGGCTGTTTAACGTTGGTTTTTAACAATTTTAGCTATTCTCGGGATATGAGCAATGGTAGTTGTTTAAAAATTTATGAAAGGGTCAGGATAAAACCTGACCCTTTCACATTATTCTATTCCTGTGGCGAATTCGGGAAACTTTTGTGTTTTCGATTAGCTATTCCAATCTCTTGAGCAACCTCGTACTTGAACCTCTCTAACTCGGGTGTCAACGGAATCATTGGTTTAGTCGATTTAGCCAAAAGTTTCCCCTCCTTAGATTTTTTAGAACAGCAGACCTACTTCGCTACTGTCTGCTTATTAAATTCTTTTTAAGATTTGCTCTTATTATTAGACATTATGATTAAGTTCATACTCGGCAATTCCTCCCAAAAAAGAGAGTAAAATAACAATGGTCAGTTACTTATATTTAACAATTTGCCTAATGTACCCCGATATCCTCCGGAGGAAACCTTAATTGTACTTCTTTAAGAAGCAAATCATACCTCTCAGGACTTTGCAAAATCTTTTGGGCCATCTGATAAGCTTTTTCAACAAGGTGTCCATCTCGAGAAAGATCAGCAAGACGCAATTCAGCTAATCCATGCTGTCTAATCCCTAATAACTCCCCGGTTCCTCTTAGACGCATATCCTCTTCAGCAATTTTAAAGCCATCTTCAGTCTGACAAAGGATATCTAAGCGTTGACTTCCCTTGCCTCCCGACATTAAAAAACAATAAGACTGTTCACTCCCCCGACCAACTCGTCCTCTTAGTTGGTGTAATTGGGCAAGGCCAAACCGCTCAGCTGATTCAATAACCATAACTGAGGCATTGGGTACATTTACTCCCACTTCCACTACTGTAGTAGCTACCAGTATATCAATATTTCCAGCATTAAAGGCCGCCATAATTTCTTCCTTTTCCAACCCCTTCATTTTGCCATGTAAAAGGGAGATGCGGTGATCAGGAAACCTCTCCCGAAGTTCTGTCACTTTCTGGGTTGCTGAAATAATATCCAGAGTTTCGGATTCTTCTACCAATGGACAAACCACGTAAATTTGCCTGCCTAGATTAATTTGCTCATCTAGGAATTTTTCCATTTTCGGACGTGCTCGTTCTGTCAACTTTCTAGTAATTATAGATTTTCGCCCCACAGGCATCTCATCAAGGATTGAAAGCTGCAAATCCCCATAAAGTGTCAAGGCTAAGGTTCTCGGTATTGGAGTGGCGGTAAGCACTAAAACATGAGGACTTTCTCCTTTGCTTTGTAACAAAGAGCGCTGTCTCACACCAAAGCGATGTTGTTCATCGGTGACAGCAAGTCCGAGGGCTTTAAACACAACTGTCTCTTGGATAAGCGCATGGGTTCCAACGGCAACATGGGCCTTGCCGCTGGCAATCATCTCCAATATACTCTCTCGAGAACTCTTACTCTGACTTCCTAGCAAACAAACCACACAAATGCCCAAAGGGGTGAATACTTTCTCAAGAGCGTTAAAATGTTGTATCGCCAAAATTTCTGTTGGTGCCATCATGGCCCCTTGATACCCCGAACCCACCGCACGCAATAATGCTGCCATAGCAACTGCGGTCTTACCAGATCCCACATCTCCTTGAACCAAGCGAGCCATTCCTTGCGATCTAGATAAATCATTGAATATCTCTTGAATTACACGCTGCTGAGCCAAAGTTAGTTCAAAAGGCAAGCCTTTGTAAAAACTCTGAAGCAATTCTTCTCCACCAGTAAGAGAGGGACTTCCAGTCCGAATAATTCCTTGGCGCAACCCAGCGACTGCTAATTGCAAAAAAAGAACCTCTTCCCAAACCAATCGTTCCCTTGCCTGGGATAGGCTGGTATAAGTCTTGGGAAAATGAATCTCTCGGTGAGCGAGAGAACGTTCCATCCAATCTCCTGATACCTCAGAGGGTAAGATCTCAGGAAACTCTCGCTCTACATTCTTTAGCACTCCTTGCATTAAGCTCCGGATCACTTTAGAAGATAGGCGGGCTGTCTCCGGATAGACTGGTAAAATCGTTTGTCCTTGGTTAGAGTTATCCGACGAACTATTAACATTCACCTTTTCGATATCTGTCGCCAATAACTCCGGTGTCTGTTGCTGCCAATTCACTTTCCCTGTCACTATAACTTGAGTCCCCACCGGGTATTGTTTGAGAATAAATGGTTGATTAAACCAAGTTGCCTGAAGTAAGCGGCCAGATTGCTCGATACTTAACTTTACCACTTTCAGCTTGCCACTAAGCACATTCCCCGCGACTACTTTTCCCTCAACGGTTGCTAATTCTCCGTCTTTCAGCTCGCTAATCATCCGCTTACGACGATCCTCATACCTTCGCGGATAATATTCCAGCAAATCTTTTATAGTATGTATCCCAAGCTGTCCCAGCAACTTGGCCCTTTCCGGACCAACCCCTTTGAGAAATTGTAAGGGGTTATCTTTTTGGGCTATAGTCTTACTCTTAGAACTTTTTTGATCCTCCAAAGACGAATTTGTAAATTGACGTCCCTGGCTTGTATTAAGCTTACCATGATCTTGTAGATTCTCCGTTTTTCTCGGCATTTGTCTAAAAGACCCATACTCATTAACGTCAAAATTCCGCTTTTCCTCGAGAGACATTAGAGGATTATCCCTTTTAGGTATCCCATTTTCCGAAAATCCTTTCTTACTAGAGGTACGTTCATTTTCAGCTAAAACACTGTCTGTAGCGGTCTGCTCTACTTCACCTGTTATTTCTGTCATAAACCTTCGAAGTTCGGAAAAGGCTTCTCTACGTCGAAGAGGACTTAAACTCGAATAGTTTTGCGCCAGCTTACTCAGTAACTCCAGATCCTTACCGGGGAATAGTTTTTCCAGTCTGGGAATAATCCCCTTCAAAAAAGCATTAAATCCCCCTAATACCCCCGCATTGGTGAAACCTTGTCTTTCCTCGGCAACCAATGCCCTTTGAAAATTGCTTAAAACTAATTGAACCTGTGCAAGTTTCATAGAAAATCAGCCTGAATTCGTCGTCCTGTCGGCGTCACTGCTAAGCCACCCTGGGCAGTTTCCTTTAAAGCACAAGGCATTTGTTTACCTACCCGGCCCATTGTATCTATTACCTCATCAATTGGAATTGCACTCCTCACTCCGGAAAGTGCCATTTCTGCAGCGGCTAAAGCAATAGTAGCACCTGTAGCATTCCTTTTAACACAGGGTACCTCTACTAACCCTCCTACTGGGTCACAAACTAAACCCAGCATTGATTTCATCGCAATTGCTGCAGCATCGGCAGTCTGTCGTGGAGACCCTCCCGCTAATTCAACCGCAGCCGCTGCGGCCATAGCAGCTGCCGAGCCAATTTCAGCCTGACACCCACCTTCTGCGCCTGAAACGCTGGCACGTTCAGTAAGAACCATCCCTAATCCAGCCGCGGTGAAAAGGGCTAGGATAATATCTCTATCCGAAGACTGGCATACCTCCTCAACCGTCAACAAGACTGCTGGAAGGACTCCACAAGACCCTGCGGTGGGTGCTGCAACGATCTTACCCATACAAGCATTAATTTCTGCTACTGCAAGGGCTTTAGCAATAGCACCGCTTATTTCCATCCCCACTAAGCTATTGCCTTTTTTCCTGTGTTCTTCAACTTTGGCAGCGTCTCCTCCCACCAGGCCTGACACAGAGCGCCGTGTCCCACTTAACCCTGCTTCTACGGATCCCCTCATAACCTTTAGGTTATTATTCATTCGTTCGAAAAGGGTTTCTTCCGTTTGCTCCAATTCTGCCATTTGATCTTCAAGTATAACTTCACTAAGTTTTTTTCCTTTAGATTCAGCCTCAATTACCCAATCTTCATAGGCTCGCATCTTGATTTCCTCCTATAATAACTTGGCTAACGCCAAGCCATAGGCTCAGGCGACAACCGTAGTTGTACTGATATTCGGTAAGCAGTGCTTTCTGCCCATAATTGCCATTATTATAAAGGCTCGATTGCCATTGCTTGTTCAATTTTAGGTAATTTCCTCATTAATTCAAGAACAGCTTTATCAATCGTCTGATCAGTCTCTAAGATCATCAGTGCTTGAGCTCCCTTTTTTTCTCGTGCAACACGCATACTTGCTATGTTAATTTGAGCAGTTGCTAAAAGAAGAGTCACTTGGGCAACTACGCCTGGGTGATCCTGATGTAAAACTACAAGTGTGGGATAGTCCCCTCGAATATCTACTTCATATTCATTAATTTTGCCAATGACTATAGTGCCACCGCCAATTGATGAACCGATTACCTGAAGATGAACACCTGTTTTTCCCTTTAAATCAAACTTCACCGTGTTCGGATGAACGTCCCCAAGATCTATGACTTCATACTTTACACTCAGACCCTGTTCCTGAGCGAGTTTCGATGCATCCGGTATCCGTTCATCATCAGGTAGCATACCCAGCAAACCAGCCAGTAATGCCAAATCGGTGCCATGCCCTTTACCGGTCTTGGCAAAGGAACCATGCAGAAAAATCGTTCCTTCAACAGGTTCTTCCCCTAAGATCTTTCGAGCCATTCCACCTAAGCGGACTGCTCCCGCTGTATGCGAACTGGATGGACCGACCATGATTGGCCCAAGCAGATCAAAAACATTACTCTTTGCCACAACGATTCCCTCCCGTATGTAGAAAACTTGGCAGACGCCAAGTCTAAAAACCACAACCTTAGTTTACACTTA comes from Desulfosporosinus meridiei DSM 13257 and encodes:
- a CDS encoding small, acid-soluble spore protein, alpha/beta type, which translates into the protein MAKSTKPMIPLTPELERFKYEVAQEIGIANRKHKSFPNSPQE
- a CDS encoding ATPase translates to METDIQSLINEVEEIVDHGTKIPMTGKVLVDDAVIFELLDRVRAALPEEITNAKWVLKERQRILDEAQTEAQKLIEQGKTYVDKMALENEVVKQAQDYGENIVKQAQTFAREVKTGAVQYADEMLKHVEKSLYETLQALRQNREELKGLAKEERTGRSEVEESE
- the recG gene encoding ATP-dependent DNA helicase RecG, which gives rise to MKLAQVQLVLSNFQRALVAEERQGFTNAGVLGGFNAFLKGIIPRLEKLFPGKDLELLSKLAQNYSSLSPLRRREAFSELRRFMTEITGEVEQTATDSVLAENERTSSKKGFSENGIPKRDNPLMSLEEKRNFDVNEYGSFRQMPRKTENLQDHGKLNTSQGRQFTNSSLEDQKSSKSKTIAQKDNPLQFLKGVGPERAKLLGQLGIHTIKDLLEYYPRRYEDRRKRMISELKDGELATVEGKVVAGNVLSGKLKVVKLSIEQSGRLLQATWFNQPFILKQYPVGTQVIVTGKVNWQQQTPELLATDIEKVNVNSSSDNSNQGQTILPVYPETARLSSKVIRSLMQGVLKNVEREFPEILPSEVSGDWMERSLAHREIHFPKTYTSLSQARERLVWEEVLFLQLAVAGLRQGIIRTGSPSLTGGEELLQSFYKGLPFELTLAQQRVIQEIFNDLSRSQGMARLVQGDVGSGKTAVAMAALLRAVGSGYQGAMMAPTEILAIQHFNALEKVFTPLGICVVCLLGSQSKSSRESILEMIASGKAHVAVGTHALIQETVVFKALGLAVTDEQHRFGVRQRSLLQSKGESPHVLVLTATPIPRTLALTLYGDLQLSILDEMPVGRKSIITRKLTERARPKMEKFLDEQINLGRQIYVVCPLVEESETLDIISATQKVTELRERFPDHRISLLHGKMKGLEKEEIMAAFNAGNIDILVATTVVEVGVNVPNASVMVIESAERFGLAQLHQLRGRVGRGSEQSYCFLMSGGKGSQRLDILCQTEDGFKIAEEDMRLRGTGELLGIRQHGLAELRLADLSRDGHLVEKAYQMAQKILQSPERYDLLLKEVQLRFPPEDIGVH
- the sdaAA gene encoding L-serine ammonia-lyase, iron-sulfur-dependent, subunit alpha gives rise to the protein MRAYEDWVIEAESKGKKLSEVILEDQMAELEQTEETLFERMNNNLKVMRGSVEAGLSGTRRSVSGLVGGDAAKVEEHRKKGNSLVGMEISGAIAKALAVAEINACMGKIVAAPTAGSCGVLPAVLLTVEEVCQSSDRDIILALFTAAGLGMVLTERASVSGAEGGCQAEIGSAAAMAAAAAVELAGGSPRQTADAAAIAMKSMLGLVCDPVGGLVEVPCVKRNATGATIALAAAEMALSGVRSAIPIDEVIDTMGRVGKQMPCALKETAQGGLAVTPTGRRIQADFL
- a CDS encoding acetate/propionate family kinase — its product is MKILVINCGSSSLKYQVIDMATKNAIGKGLVERIGLPGSVLTHRTGSGDKEVITAEITNHTVAIKLVLEALVSPLYGVIKDLKEICGIGHRVVHGGEKFSKSVVIDEGVMKALKECVELAPLHNPPNIAGIMACQKMMPGVPQVAVFDTAFHQTMRPNSYIYGLPYDYYKKYGIRKYGFHGTSHKYVSQRAAVLLQKPLSDLKLISCHLGNGASICAIRGGKSIETSMGFTPLDGLMMGTRSGALDPAIVTYIMCRENFTVDQMNDFLNTKCGALGVSGVSSDFRDIEVAAGQGHERARLALDIFEHDVRQFIGAYAAVLGGVDAIIFTAGVGENSGPMREAICKNLDYIGVDLDAEKNKVRSEEVDVSKPNARCRTLVIPTNEELMIALETHDLIQ
- a CDS encoding YceD family protein, whose protein sequence is MKVNVAQVRLNGGETVHYDLVEDFSALDLGMESISFQAPVHVQLQVNNTSRAMLVKGTIHTELKATCGRCLESFIYPVELLYEDEWAFRALATEDLLETALLLDKDEIDIKDRIFEQIVLALPMKFICSAECHGLCPTCGVNRNLTPCNCEEGTVDPRLAALAKWQSND
- the rsmD gene encoding 16S rRNA (guanine(966)-N(2))-methyltransferase RsmD, with translation MRIIAGEMRGRQLKAVEGIHTRPTSDKVKGAIFSVLGEKVINSRVLDLFAGTGNLAIEALSRGSREAVLVEKNYDAYQVIQRNLSLLGVAGKTKLHLMDAFKFIDRYPNEVFNLIFLDPPYRQELIPRVIQSIKDFAYLTPDGVIVAETAKDEDLTGVIYPFEIRKTGEYGDTKIWYLQRMDV
- the rpmF gene encoding 50S ribosomal protein L32, which gives rise to MGVPQHRQSKSRVRKRRAMWKITAPNHIECPQCHKPKMPHYICPSCGYYNSKAVITVES
- the gpr gene encoding GPR endopeptidase, which codes for MKKSELYQHLNVKLDLAVEAHQMLRGESGEEIPGVLMNEQQLEHAKVTIITVETDEGVEAIGKPKGQYITIDAPEIRTNNYIVHEDITHVLADRLIELMNLKEDASILIVGLGNWNATPDALGPQVIDKTMVTRHLFKLSPDELKGQLRKISAIAPGVLGLTGIETAEIIKGLVEHVKPDLVIAIDALAASSLERVGTSIQLSDTGIHPGSGVGNRRAGITEETIGCKVIAIGLPTVVNAGIIAHDAVEGVFKEFVTSPQLYKLYKGIKPEVFSQIIDDVLSPFQGNLMVTPKEIDSLIKIVAKIIAGSLAISLHPGIDREDYERYLQ
- a CDS encoding patatin-like phospholipase family protein, with the translated sequence MNPIKGLVLGAGGARGFAHLGFLQVLQEEKISMDLVVGCSAGAIFGALWCAGMDLYRVERLLTYPGFAKKVLDPAVSKEGLIKGDRILEVLRLLTRDMTFADLKLPLAIVATDLETGELVIFKEGSVAQAVRASISIPGFFKPYRYQGRLLVDGAVKNRLPIHVAREMGAEKVLAVDVKKGLMNKLNSAMDILLQSIEILEDEVFRVQCHGADLLLQPDIGHIGSFQFDRAEEGIRLGRNIALTKCSEIKRIMA
- the ylbJ gene encoding sporulation integral membrane protein YlbJ, whose amino-acid sequence is MSNLIRVLALSLLALGMFIYPQEVLRSAGEGLTLWWHFVLPALLPFFVLSELLMASGFVHFLGVLLESFMRPVFRLPGKAAFVVAMGYTSGFPMGAVLTAKLRNDKEITREEGERLLAFTNNPSPGFMFGAVASGMLGEPTLGIVLAGSVYLSNLIVGFLFRFYKAAPISQQSSSIPSFRRAWQEMKHAQNRENRSFGQILSDSVKQSTNTVLMVAGFMAIFSVILRLLNLWHVPLLLATLSHRIIQILEIPVLQAFFNGLFEMTLGCQEAIQALSTLNQQVAMLALIMGWGGLSVFAQIAGLISSTDLRFSSFLIARVLHGFIALGLSQIFLSVAKVPTSGLPVRIVDPSTLFWNSWQISALVFLGCMSILSILAIVRFRN